In Deltaproteobacteria bacterium, the sequence ATGGAGGGCGCCCCACATTAACAAGTATTTCCCTGAGCGTCATTCCCTTAAGATCAGGCATTTTTTCCATTTCTCCATGGGCCGTAAAAAAAGGAACATCCTTCCTGTCCGAATCCCTTCTTACCTTCTTGTTAACCCAGAGAAAAGAACCGGGCATTTCCTTTTCCCTTAAAGGGCTTACATTCAGATAGGCAAGCGACTGGGACGCAATGCGTCTGAATACAGGGGCCGCCACCCTGCCGCCATAGTAGGCGTTTTTCGGTTCATCGAGGATAACCACGATAGAAAGTTTCGGATCGTCGGCAGGAATAAAGCCGACAAAGGAACTGATATGCCGCTCCCTTGAATATTTTTTATTCTTAAAATCATACTTCTGGGAAGTCCCCGTCTTTCCCGCCACCAGGTAGCCCTGCAGCGCTGCCCTGACACCGGTTCCTTCTCCGGAGGTAACACGTTTGAGCATGGCGGAAACCTCTTTTGAAGCCGGCTTTGAAATAACTCTTTTCGTCATGACGGGATAATTGGAAAAAAGCGTTCTTCCGCTTCCGTCAATGACCCTCTTCACCACATAGGGTTTCATCAGATGCCCGCCATTGGCTATTGCTGAAATAGCGTTTACAAGCTGAAGGGCTGTTACCGATATACCCTGTCCGAAAGCAAGATTCGCATAACCGATGGGTGATATCTTGTCTGACGATCTAAGATATCCCGATGCCTCACCGGGAAGACCGATCCCCGTTTTCGCCCCGAAACCAAAATCGGAAATATAACGGTAAAAAGCCTCCTTGCCTGTCTTTTCAGCTATCTTGAAGGCCCCTATATTACTGGAGACCTTGAGTATATTTTCCAGCGACAGCCAGCCATAGCTTTTCCCGTCATGGATATACCTGTCATAGACGCGGAACCTGCCGTTCTCACAATAGAAAATATCCTTTGACATTGCCCTGCCGCTATCGATAGCCGCCGCGGCAAGAAATATCTTGAATGTCGACCCCGGCTCGAAGGTATCCGTTATAATTCTGTTTCTCCAGAATCGGGGTCCGTACTTTTCAAAATCGTTGGGATTAAATGCCGGCTCAACTGCCATAGCCAGCACTTCTCCCGTTGCAGGATCCATGACGAGGGCCATTCCCGCCTTTGCATTAAATCCCTTTACCGCATCACCAAGCTCCCTCTCGGTAATATGTTGAATCGTCCTGTCTATGGTAAGAACGACGTTATTTCCGCTCGATGATTTTTTAACATTCATGCCGGCAGGAAAAATATTCCTGCCAAGGGCATCTCTTTCAGCAAGAAAGTAACCGCCCGTCCCCTTTATATAATCGTTATACTCGAGTTCTACCCCTTCCAGTCCCTGCGAATCAATACCGGCAAAACCGATCAGGTGCCCCGCCAGCTCCATATTAGGGTAGTAACGCCTTTTTTCCCTGACGATGCCTACACCGGCAATATGGAGGTCAGCAACAAGCCGCCCCCTTTCGACGGGAAGGCTTCTCTTTATCCAGACAAAAGGAGACTTGGCGCTAATCTTTTCCTTAATCCACTTTTTCTCTTCCCCCAATATACCGGACAGGGCCTCTGCAAGAGCATCACCATCGGTAATCTTGAGGGGCTGGGCATAGACGGAGTTAACCTCCCTGTTTGTTGCAAGTTCCTCTCCGTTTCTGTCAAAGATCTTTCCTCTAACCGGAGGGAGTTCAATTTTTCTCGTAAGCTGCCTCTCGGCCCGTCTGCCAAGCTCTTCACCCCTGAAGATCTGGAGCTGGTAACCTCTCAGCACCATCATTGCGAAGAGAGACAAGTAAAAGAGAGCGACCAGAATAATTCTTGCTTTTAACCGTTTGGCGCCATCATGCCTCATTTTAAAAACACGATCTGGTGGTTTCTGGGAGGCAGGAGATCAAACTTCTTCTGGGCAATGGGCTCGAGCCTTCCCGGCGATTTGAGCATAGCGACTTCAGCCTTCAGCTTTTCATTAAGATCCATGACTTCCTGAAGATACCGGCTCTCTTTCGATATTTCATAACCAAGGCTCACAACCCTGGCCCTGGACCACACACTGAGAATGGCAAACACAAAAAAGAGAAGGACAAAAATGAAGAGCATATACTTTTTCCCGGAATGATTGGCAACATGCCTGACTGACGCTCGTTGCCTTACCAGGTTCTCATTTTTTACAGCAACATGATACAAAGTAAAACCTTTCAATTATATGTCATTTCAAAGTATTTCCAAAGCAAAACCTATACTTTTTCAGCAATTCTCAACCTGGCTGACCTTGCTCTCGGATTAAGGTCACATTCTTCCCCGGAGGGAAGAACAGGCTTGCGGGTAATAATCCTTGCCACCTCTTTTTTGCCGCAACGGCAATAGGGAAGGTCAGGCGGACAGATACAGCCCTTTGAGAGCTTTTTAAATGCCTGTTTGACGATCCGGTCTTCAAGAGAATGAAAAGATATGATTGCAATACGCCCTCCTTTTTTCAGCCGCTTCACGACGAGAGAGATAAACTCATCGAGCCCGGCAAGTTCCTCATTAACTGCAATCCTCAGGGCCTGGAAAGTTTTTGTCGCCACATGGATTTTCCGGGGATGAAACTTTCTCGGCACAGTCCCTTCAACGAGCCCTGCCAGGGCAAGGGTCGTCCTGATCTCACCAGCCGCCTTGACCGCTCTTGCGATCTTCCTTGCAAACCTTTCTTCACCGTAAACCTTAAAAATATGTTCAAGCTCTTCAGCAGAAAGCCTCTCTAAAAGTTCGGAAGCGCTCTCTCCCGAATGCTGATCCATCCTCATATCGAGGGGGCCGTCTCTTAAAAAAGAGAAACCCCGACCGGCACTGTCAAGCTGATGGGAAGAAACACCAAGGTCGGCAAGCACACCGTCGACAGAGTCAATACCCGACTCATCAAGGATCTCATCAATTCTCTTGAAATCACTATGAACGAGCTTGAACCTTCCCTTATAACTAGAAAGAACCTTTTC encodes:
- the rsmH gene encoding 16S rRNA (cytosine(1402)-N(4))-methyltransferase RsmH codes for the protein MSTYHKAIMVEEVVGLLACKDGGTYVDCTTGGGGHIRAMLAASSPGGKVIGIDRDKEALAEAEKVLSSYKGRFKLVHSDFKRIDEILDESGIDSVDGVLADLGVSSHQLDSAGRGFSFLRDGPLDMRMDQHSGESASELLERLSAEELEHIFKVYGEERFARKIARAVKAAGEIRTTLALAGLVEGTVPRKFHPRKIHVATKTFQALRIAVNEELAGLDEFISLVVKRLKKGGRIAIISFHSLEDRIVKQAFKKLSKGCICPPDLPYCRCGKKEVARIITRKPVLPSGEECDLNPRARSARLRIAEKV
- a CDS encoding penicillin-binding transpeptidase domain-containing protein — translated: MRHDGAKRLKARIILVALFYLSLFAMMVLRGYQLQIFRGEELGRRAERQLTRKIELPPVRGKIFDRNGEELATNREVNSVYAQPLKITDGDALAEALSGILGEEKKWIKEKISAKSPFVWIKRSLPVERGRLVADLHIAGVGIVREKRRYYPNMELAGHLIGFAGIDSQGLEGVELEYNDYIKGTGGYFLAERDALGRNIFPAGMNVKKSSSGNNVVLTIDRTIQHITERELGDAVKGFNAKAGMALVMDPATGEVLAMAVEPAFNPNDFEKYGPRFWRNRIITDTFEPGSTFKIFLAAAAIDSGRAMSKDIFYCENGRFRVYDRYIHDGKSYGWLSLENILKVSSNIGAFKIAEKTGKEAFYRYISDFGFGAKTGIGLPGEASGYLRSSDKISPIGYANLAFGQGISVTALQLVNAISAIANGGHLMKPYVVKRVIDGSGRTLFSNYPVMTKRVISKPASKEVSAMLKRVTSGEGTGVRAALQGYLVAGKTGTSQKYDFKNKKYSRERHISSFVGFIPADDPKLSIVVILDEPKNAYYGGRVAAPVFRRIASQSLAYLNVSPLREKEMPGSFLWVNKKVRRDSDRKDVPFFTAHGEMEKMPDLKGMTLREILVNVGRPPSVVEGNGVVVDQFPRAGQAFNKKEGYRVKLADKPLSGKALLL